One Stenotrophomonas maltophilia R551-3 genomic window, TGGCGATCAAGCGCAACAGCGTGCTGGCCACGGTCACGCCGGGGCAGGGCACCAGCACCGTCACCCTGCTGTTCGAACCGGACGCAGGATGGTGGGCCGACCTGTTGGCGCTGGACGAGGGCAGCAACTACGAGAATGCCGAAGCGGTCACCCGCGCGATCAGCCGCCGTGTTGCCGACCAGCGTCGCGACGAGCAGGCCGCCGCCGAACAGACCCAGGTCGAGAAGGAGCTGTCGGTGGCGCGGCTGAACCTGCTGCATGCGCAGGTCGAACCGCATTTCCTGTACAACTCGCTGGCCAACGCACAGGTGCTGACCCGCACCGATCCTGCGCGCGCAGAACAGATGCTCGGCCATCTGATCCAGTACCTGCGCAGTTCGCTGCCGCAGGTGGACGAATCGGTATCCACCCTGGGTGTAGAGCTGGAGCGCACCCGCGCCTACCTGGAGATCCTGCGTATCCGCATGGGCGCGCGGCTGGCGGTGGAAGTGCAGGTGCCGACCGAACTGCATGAGGTGAAGCTGCCGGCGATGGCGCTGCAGACGCTGGTGGAAAACGCGATCAAGCACGGCCTGGAACCCAAGCCCGGCGGCGGCACGATCTGGATCCTGGCGCGTGGTTTCGATGACCATGTGACGGTGACGGTGGCCGACGACGGCCTCGGCTTCGGCCAGGGCACCAGTGGCACCGGCATCGGCCTGAAGAACCTGCGCGAGCGCCTGCGCCTGACCTGCGGCGAGCAGGCCGGTGTGGCGATCGTTGCCAACTTCCCCAGCGGCGTGGCCGCGACCATGACCCTGCCGCAGTCGGCCAAGGAACGCAGCCATGCCGCTTGAAGCGCTGATCGCCGAAGACGAAGAACTGCTGCGGCAGTCACTGGTGGAGCAGCTGGGCCGGCTGTGGCCGGAACTGAAACTGGTGGCCGAGTGCGAGGACGGCGCCAGTGCGCTGGAGCAGCTGGCCGAGAAGCAGCCGGATATCGCCTTCCTCGACATCCGCATGCCTGGCATCAGCGGCATCGAGGTGGCACGTTCGCTGTCCGAACTGAGCCCGCGTACCCAGGTGGTGTTCGTCACCGCCTATGACCAGTACGCCATCGATGCGTTCGAGCAGGGCGCAATGGATTATCTGCTGAAGCCGGTGAGCGACGAGCGCCTGCTGGCCACGCGCGAGCGCATCCTGTCGCGGCTGCCATCGACGCGCCAGGACGACGCGGTGCTTGAACGCCTGCTGCAACGGCTGGGTCCATCGCAGGGCAGCGCCGACCACCCGCCGCTGGCCTGGATCACCGCCAGCAACGGTCGTGAGACGCAGCTGATCATGCTGGAGGACGTGGC contains:
- a CDS encoding sensor histidine kinase; this encodes MIASLSLILRHLLAWAAALFVAGMVWSGIFSGMNDGPGWVFGLLVMFLMISALGSAVTHVRRVWLVAGRLDGATLSGRQRRQIELPMDAGHAFAVVEAAVGELPRVEEVESSAGSLQVRAYVRRVDLWNGRQPSRWNLPARLAIKRNSVLATVTPGQGTSTVTLLFEPDAGWWADLLALDEGSNYENAEAVTRAISRRVADQRRDEQAAAEQTQVEKELSVARLNLLHAQVEPHFLYNSLANAQVLTRTDPARAEQMLGHLIQYLRSSLPQVDESVSTLGVELERTRAYLEILRIRMGARLAVEVQVPTELHEVKLPAMALQTLVENAIKHGLEPKPGGGTIWILARGFDDHVTVTVADDGLGFGQGTSGTGIGLKNLRERLRLTCGEQAGVAIVANFPSGVAATMTLPQSAKERSHAA
- a CDS encoding LytR/AlgR family response regulator transcription factor, with translation MPLEALIAEDEELLRQSLVEQLGRLWPELKLVAECEDGASALEQLAEKQPDIAFLDIRMPGISGIEVARSLSELSPRTQVVFVTAYDQYAIDAFEQGAMDYLLKPVSDERLLATRERILSRLPSTRQDDAVLERLLQRLGPSQGSADHPPLAWITASNGRETQLIMLEDVAYFRADNKYTTVVTAAGESLLRTPLRELLEVLDPQHFRQIHRSTIVNMKAVAAVSRDDTGRGVLRLRQRAETLVVSQPFMSLFRGM